The following are encoded together in the bacterium genome:
- a CDS encoding aminotransferase class IV, whose translation MIVFLNGKYCAAGEARVSLFDGGYLYGDGMFETIRLYVGRPFDLAGHLARMSSNLETLGYAYRPSPPVIGDVIAELVRRNGLESRDARCRLTVSRGGGPGDPLPLSGHGALPPTVSIFLQPLDPVLALWQRDGISVLSMRAGFSRGDFPHLKTLNYLTTVTALRLAHAAGCQEALLVDGENRVLEGATSNVFLVRTGSLYTPPLALGLLAGRTRDMILALAAAGGIASHEAPLSIADLCEADEAFLCGSVKEIVPIVAVDGSPVGDGMPGPVTRYLLREYRRGVMDSLGGI comes from the coding sequence ATGATTGTATTTCTCAACGGAAAGTATTGCGCTGCCGGCGAGGCGCGGGTCTCCCTGTTCGACGGCGGCTATCTCTACGGTGACGGCATGTTCGAGACCATACGGCTGTACGTCGGCCGCCCCTTCGACCTCGCCGGACACCTCGCCAGGATGTCCAGCAACCTCGAGACCCTGGGCTACGCCTACCGTCCGTCGCCGCCGGTGATCGGGGACGTGATCGCGGAACTGGTGCGGCGCAACGGCCTGGAATCCCGCGACGCCCGCTGCCGCCTCACGGTCAGCCGTGGTGGCGGACCCGGCGATCCCCTGCCGCTGAGCGGCCACGGCGCGTTGCCGCCCACGGTCTCGATCTTCCTGCAGCCCCTCGATCCCGTCCTGGCGCTCTGGCAGCGGGACGGCATCTCCGTGCTGTCGATGCGCGCGGGTTTCTCGCGAGGCGATTTCCCCCACCTGAAGACCCTGAACTACCTGACCACGGTGACGGCCCTGCGCCTGGCCCACGCGGCCGGTTGCCAGGAAGCCCTGCTCGTCGATGGGGAGAATCGGGTTCTCGAAGGCGCCACGAGCAATGTTTTCCTCGTCAGAACCGGGTCGCTGTACACGCCGCCGCTGGCGCTGGGGCTCCTCGCCGGCCGGACCCGCGACATGATCCTGGCCCTGGCAGCCGCGGGCGGCATCGCCAGCCACGAGGCCCCCTTGTCCATAGCGGACCTGTGCGAAGCCGACGAGGCTTTCCTCTGCGGTTCGGTCAAGGAGATCGTGCCTATCGTCGCGGTGGACGGTTCCCCCGTGGGTGACGGGATGCCGGGGCCCGTCACGCGGTACCTGCTAAGAGAATACCGCCGAGGAGTCATGGACTCTCTCGGCGGTATCTGA